A section of the Hyalangium minutum genome encodes:
- a CDS encoding acyl-CoA dehydrogenase yields the protein MPSSSPNPLLSDRDAAFQLYEVLDASGLCALPAFSEHSRETFELLLDNIRRFAREVVFPSYRLMDAEPPTFRDGRVHVHPLMRRLYPGLVELGLLTATRPHEVGGAQLPFTVASVASVYLMAANLSVYGYAGLTMGAAHLLEAFGSPWLREEFMARLYRGEWTGTMALTEPQAGSSLADVKTRATPVGDGTYRISGSKIFISGADQDFTENVVHLTLARIDGAPPGTRGISLFAVPTRRPEGGRLVDNDVQVAGVIHKIGWKGLPSCVLNYGEAGDCRGWLVGQENRGLAHMFQMMNEARIMVGLNGVSTASVAYHEALAYARNRPQGRSVAAKDASQPQAPIIEHADVRRMLLRQKAIVEGGLSLLLMASWQSDLASHAPDEEVRRRAGLLLDLLTPVAKTFPAEKGYEANALALQVHGGYGYSSEYLPEAWLRDQKLNSIHEGTTGIQGLDLLGRKVVAAGGEALRIFAEEVAATVARARKAGVEERWCAAMERTMDTVGELTLTLGSMGMAGEVEQMLRHSADYLELFSIVAVAWRWLAQAAAAREGLARGAEDRDFYEGKLCAAQYWFAAEVPRVPHLAELCRTAEDSYTRMHAEWF from the coding sequence ATGCCCTCCTCCTCCCCCAATCCGCTCCTCTCCGATCGCGACGCAGCTTTCCAGCTCTACGAGGTGCTCGACGCCTCGGGGCTCTGCGCCCTCCCCGCCTTCTCCGAGCACTCGCGTGAGACGTTCGAGTTGCTCCTGGACAACATCCGCCGCTTCGCCCGCGAGGTGGTCTTCCCCTCGTACCGGCTGATGGACGCCGAGCCGCCCACCTTCCGCGACGGCCGCGTCCACGTCCACCCGCTCATGCGCCGGCTCTACCCGGGCCTGGTGGAGCTCGGGCTGCTGACCGCCACGCGTCCTCACGAGGTGGGTGGCGCGCAGCTGCCCTTCACCGTCGCCTCCGTGGCCTCGGTGTACCTCATGGCCGCCAACCTCAGCGTCTACGGCTATGCCGGCCTCACCATGGGCGCGGCGCACCTGCTGGAGGCGTTCGGCTCGCCCTGGCTGCGCGAGGAGTTCATGGCCCGCCTGTACCGGGGCGAGTGGACGGGCACCATGGCCCTCACCGAGCCGCAGGCCGGCAGCAGCCTCGCGGACGTGAAGACGCGCGCCACCCCCGTGGGGGACGGCACCTACCGCATCTCCGGCTCGAAGATCTTCATCAGCGGCGCGGACCAGGACTTCACCGAGAACGTGGTGCACCTCACCCTGGCGCGCATCGACGGCGCGCCTCCGGGCACCCGGGGCATCTCCCTGTTCGCCGTGCCCACACGCCGGCCCGAGGGCGGCCGCCTCGTGGACAATGACGTCCAGGTGGCGGGCGTCATCCACAAGATCGGCTGGAAGGGCCTGCCCAGCTGCGTGCTCAACTACGGCGAGGCGGGAGACTGCCGAGGCTGGCTGGTGGGGCAGGAGAACCGGGGCCTGGCCCACATGTTCCAGATGATGAACGAGGCGCGCATCATGGTGGGCCTCAATGGCGTCTCCACCGCCTCCGTGGCCTACCACGAGGCCCTTGCTTACGCGCGCAACCGTCCGCAGGGCCGGTCCGTGGCTGCCAAGGATGCCTCCCAGCCTCAGGCTCCCATCATCGAGCACGCGGATGTGCGGCGGATGCTGCTGCGCCAGAAGGCCATCGTGGAGGGCGGGCTGTCTCTGCTGCTCATGGCCTCGTGGCAGTCGGACCTGGCGTCGCATGCTCCCGACGAGGAGGTGCGGCGGCGCGCGGGGCTGCTGCTGGATCTGCTCACGCCGGTGGCCAAGACGTTCCCCGCGGAGAAGGGCTACGAGGCCAACGCGCTCGCGCTTCAGGTGCACGGCGGCTACGGCTACTCCAGCGAGTACCTGCCGGAGGCCTGGCTGCGGGACCAGAAGCTCAACAGCATCCACGAGGGCACCACCGGCATCCAGGGCTTGGACCTGCTGGGCCGCAAGGTGGTGGCGGCGGGCGGCGAGGCGCTGCGCATCTTCGCCGAGGAGGTCGCCGCCACGGTGGCCCGGGCTCGCAAGGCCGGCGTGGAGGAGCGCTGGTGCGCGGCCATGGAGCGCACGATGGACACGGTGGGCGAGCTGACGCTGACCCTGGGCTCCATGGGCATGGCGGGTGAGGTGGAGCAGATGCTGCGCCACAGCGCGGACTACCTGGAGCTGTTCTCCATCGTCGCCGTGGCATGGCGGTGGCTGGCGCAGGCCGCGGCGGCGCGCGAGGGGCTTGCTCGGGGAGCCGAGGACCGGGACTTCTACGAGGGCAAGCTGTGCGCCGCGCAGTACTGGTTCGCGGCGGAGGTGCCCCGCGTGCCGCACCTCGCGGAGCTCTGCCGGACGGCCGAGGACTCCTACACCCGGATGCATGCGGAGTGGTTCTGA
- a CDS encoding DUF427 domain-containing protein: protein MAKAIWKNAVLAESDRYEVVEGNVYFPPEALKRERFQPSSTHTTCAWKGEASYYDVVVDGQVNKDAAWYYPEPKDAARNIRGYVAFWKGVQVER from the coding sequence ATGGCCAAGGCTATCTGGAAGAACGCCGTGCTCGCCGAGAGCGACCGGTATGAAGTTGTGGAGGGCAACGTCTACTTCCCTCCCGAGGCGCTCAAGCGCGAGCGCTTCCAGCCGAGCAGCACGCATACCACCTGCGCCTGGAAGGGCGAGGCCAGCTACTACGACGTGGTGGTGGACGGACAAGTCAACAAGGACGCCGCCTGGTACTACCCCGAGCCCAAGGACGCGGCTCGCAACATCCGCGGCTACGTGGCCTTCTGGAAGGGCGTGCAGGTCGAACGCTAA
- a CDS encoding PAS domain-containing protein: MSDAFRLLAESIPQLVWTTRPDGFHDYYNQRWYEYTGTTSTQSQGEGWQGPFHPDDMPEALRRWHHSLRTGEPYETEYRCRRHDGVYRWFLGRAQPLRDAQGNIIKWFGTCTDIDDQKRAADSMIFLAEAGSLLASSSLDYEATLEALTRLVVPRLADWCGVEIVNADASTRQVGVAHVDPAKVRYAKELRQRYPPRPEDAHGVLEVIRTGKGEFLPDIPDELLVAGARDAEHLRIARELGLRSAMVVPLTARGRTLGALSMVNAESRRRFTREDFTLAEQLATRAALAVDTARLYRDALHAEERFRSLVTATAQAVWVTSPEGVVQEDSPSWRAFTGQSYEEWNGLGWLDAVHPEDREKAARAWREAVERQGAYEVEYRLRRPDGSYSITGARAVPVRNENGSVREWVGITTDLTAQREAEAAARSLQAEQSARRHEALRADVSEALAGQGSKAQLLQAACEAVVRHLDVALARVWLLERDAPELRLVASAGRSTDLEGEHARIPLGEHRLGRIAHERRPHMTNDLWREPEAADRDWALREGLRSLAGYPVVLAEQLVGVFAVFGTEPISREVADTLAAVVEIINQGVERRRAERDLRRHAEELSRSNEELQQFAYVASHDLQEPLRMVASYTQLLARRYRGKLDADADEFIGYAVDGVNRMQRLIQDLLAYSRVGTRGREFKPCAVGPVVQRAVENLRKVMEEVGGEVRVGELPAVLGDETQLIQLFQNLVANALKFHGKAPPRVEVAAEAHGRDGWRFTVKDNGLGIDAQYFERIFIIFQRLHGREEYPGTGIGLAICKKIVERHGGRIGVESRPGEGSTFWFTLPAVPTEASASKAS; the protein is encoded by the coding sequence ATGAGCGACGCCTTCCGGCTGCTGGCGGAGAGCATTCCCCAGCTCGTGTGGACCACCCGCCCAGATGGTTTCCACGACTACTACAACCAGCGCTGGTACGAGTACACGGGGACCACTTCCACGCAGTCGCAGGGCGAGGGGTGGCAGGGGCCCTTCCACCCGGACGACATGCCGGAGGCGCTGCGGCGGTGGCACCACTCGCTGCGCACGGGTGAGCCCTATGAGACGGAGTACCGCTGCCGCCGCCATGACGGCGTCTACCGCTGGTTCCTGGGCCGGGCCCAGCCTCTGCGGGATGCGCAGGGGAACATCATCAAATGGTTCGGTACCTGCACGGACATTGACGACCAGAAGCGCGCCGCGGACTCCATGATCTTCCTGGCCGAGGCGGGGTCGCTGCTGGCCTCCTCTTCGCTGGACTATGAGGCCACGCTCGAGGCCCTCACCCGGCTGGTGGTGCCGCGCTTGGCGGACTGGTGTGGCGTCGAGATCGTCAACGCGGATGCCTCCACGCGGCAGGTAGGGGTGGCCCACGTGGATCCGGCCAAGGTGCGCTACGCCAAGGAACTGCGCCAGCGCTACCCGCCGCGCCCGGAAGATGCGCACGGCGTGCTCGAGGTCATCCGCACCGGCAAGGGCGAGTTTCTCCCAGACATCCCGGACGAACTGCTGGTGGCGGGGGCACGGGACGCCGAGCACCTGCGCATCGCACGGGAGCTGGGGCTGCGCTCGGCCATGGTCGTACCGCTCACGGCCCGCGGGCGCACGCTGGGGGCGCTCTCGATGGTGAATGCCGAGTCTCGCCGGCGCTTCACCCGCGAGGACTTCACATTGGCCGAGCAACTGGCCACTCGGGCCGCCCTGGCGGTGGACACCGCGAGGCTGTACCGCGATGCGCTGCACGCGGAGGAGCGCTTTCGCTCCCTCGTCACCGCCACGGCCCAGGCTGTGTGGGTGACGAGCCCAGAGGGAGTGGTGCAGGAGGACTCGCCCTCCTGGCGAGCCTTCACCGGCCAGAGCTACGAGGAGTGGAATGGCTTGGGCTGGCTCGACGCGGTCCACCCAGAGGATCGCGAGAAGGCGGCGCGCGCGTGGCGAGAGGCGGTGGAGCGGCAAGGGGCCTACGAGGTGGAGTACCGGCTGCGCCGTCCGGATGGGAGCTACAGCATCACAGGGGCGCGCGCGGTGCCTGTCCGGAACGAGAACGGGAGCGTGCGCGAGTGGGTGGGCATCACCACGGACCTGACCGCGCAGCGCGAGGCGGAGGCAGCGGCCCGCAGCCTTCAGGCCGAGCAAAGTGCCCGGCGCCACGAGGCGCTGCGCGCGGACGTGAGCGAGGCCCTCGCAGGGCAGGGAAGCAAGGCACAGCTCCTCCAGGCGGCCTGTGAGGCGGTGGTGAGGCACCTGGATGTCGCGCTGGCGCGTGTGTGGCTGTTGGAGCGGGACGCCCCGGAACTGCGGCTGGTAGCCAGCGCGGGGCGCTCCACGGACCTGGAGGGGGAGCATGCGCGCATCCCCTTGGGGGAGCATCGGCTCGGGCGCATTGCCCACGAGCGCAGGCCGCACATGACGAACGACCTGTGGCGTGAACCGGAGGCTGCGGATCGGGACTGGGCGCTCCGGGAGGGGTTGCGGTCGCTGGCAGGCTATCCCGTGGTGCTGGCTGAGCAGCTCGTGGGGGTGTTCGCGGTATTTGGCACCGAGCCCATCTCCCGCGAGGTGGCGGACACGCTCGCCGCGGTGGTGGAGATCATCAACCAGGGGGTGGAGCGCCGCAGGGCCGAGAGGGACTTGCGCCGGCATGCCGAGGAACTGTCGCGCTCCAATGAGGAGCTGCAGCAATTTGCCTACGTGGCCTCGCATGACCTGCAGGAGCCGCTGCGGATGGTGGCCAGCTACACGCAACTGCTGGCGCGGCGCTACCGGGGAAAGCTGGACGCGGACGCAGACGAGTTCATTGGCTACGCGGTGGACGGGGTGAACCGGATGCAGCGGCTCATCCAGGACCTGCTCGCCTACTCGCGTGTGGGGACGCGAGGGCGGGAGTTCAAGCCATGCGCCGTCGGGCCGGTGGTGCAGCGGGCGGTGGAGAACCTGCGGAAGGTGATGGAGGAGGTGGGTGGGGAGGTGAGGGTCGGCGAGCTGCCAGCCGTGCTGGGGGACGAGACGCAGCTCATCCAGCTGTTCCAGAACCTGGTGGCGAACGCACTGAAGTTCCATGGCAAGGCGCCACCGCGGGTGGAGGTGGCGGCGGAGGCGCACGGGCGCGATGGGTGGCGCTTCACGGTGAAGGACAACGGGCTGGGGATCGACGCGCAGTACTTCGAGCGCATCTTCATCATCTTCCAGCGGTTGCACGGGCGGGAGGAGTACCCGGGCACGGGGATTGGGCTGGCGATCTGCAAGAAGATCGTCGAGCGTCACGGAGGACGGATTGGCGTGGAATCTCGGCCGGGTGAGGGCTCCACGTTCTGGTTCACATTGCCAGCGGTACCTACCGAGGCCTCGGCCTCCAAGGCTTCATAG
- a CDS encoding response regulator, with protein MNFEEHGRPVEILLVEDNPGDVRLTIEALKEGKVRNNLSVVKDGVEALAFLRREGTFAGATRPDLILLDLNLPKKDGREVLAEIKDDGTLRRIPVVVLTTSKAEEDILRTYDLHANCYITKPVDLEQFISVVRSIDDFWLSVVRLPPKA; from the coding sequence ATGAACTTCGAAGAGCACGGCAGGCCGGTGGAGATCCTCCTGGTTGAGGACAATCCGGGCGATGTCCGGTTGACCATCGAAGCCCTCAAGGAGGGCAAGGTGCGCAATAACCTCTCGGTGGTGAAGGATGGGGTGGAGGCGCTGGCCTTCCTGCGCCGCGAGGGGACCTTTGCGGGAGCAACCCGTCCGGACCTGATTCTGTTGGACCTGAACCTGCCGAAGAAGGACGGGCGGGAAGTGCTGGCGGAGATCAAGGACGATGGGACGCTGCGGCGCATCCCCGTGGTGGTTCTGACGACGTCGAAGGCGGAGGAGGACATCCTTCGGACGTACGATCTGCACGCCAATTGCTACATCACCAAGCCGGTGGACCTGGAGCAGTTCATCTCGGTGGTCCGGTCAATCGACGATTTCTGGCTGTCGGTGGTCCGGCTGCCTCCGAAGGCGTGA
- a CDS encoding sensor histidine kinase — MALVEQVLRLLLVEDNPADARLIQEELREVPSVRFEVLHVMRLSQAERVVREAKLDAVLLDLSLPDGHGLGNISRLLQEAPAVPLVVLTGTDDEQLAVQAVHQGAQDYLVKGQVTGPLLVRALRYAIERKRAEEGLKREEAQKQTAIFREQFLAVLGHDLRNPLNAISGNAGLLLRYGGLTEPQRKAVNRISISSDRMARMINDLLDFTRARLGGGYPVSRARMNVHDVLRQVVEELEVAHPQRRFELSLSGNGWGDWDADRIAQAASNLVGNAVQYSPEDTVVSVSAHDEGEGICVQVHNLGLPIPAERLPHIFDPFVRGVEGTRNAARPGLGLGLYITHEIARAHGGTLRVTSTEADGTRFWMNLPRHSTIAPL, encoded by the coding sequence ATGGCTCTTGTGGAACAGGTTCTGAGACTGTTGCTGGTGGAGGACAACCCGGCGGACGCGCGGCTCATTCAGGAGGAACTGCGCGAGGTGCCCTCGGTGCGCTTCGAGGTGTTGCACGTGATGCGCCTCTCTCAAGCGGAGCGGGTGGTGCGCGAGGCGAAGCTGGACGCGGTGCTGTTGGACCTGTCGCTGCCGGACGGGCACGGGCTGGGCAACATCTCGCGGTTGCTCCAGGAGGCGCCGGCGGTGCCCCTGGTGGTGCTGACGGGCACGGACGACGAGCAGCTCGCGGTGCAGGCGGTGCACCAGGGCGCGCAGGACTACCTGGTGAAGGGGCAGGTGACGGGCCCTCTGTTGGTGCGGGCGCTGCGCTACGCGATCGAGCGCAAGCGGGCCGAGGAGGGGCTCAAGCGCGAGGAGGCACAAAAGCAGACGGCGATCTTCCGTGAGCAGTTCCTGGCCGTCCTCGGGCACGACCTGCGCAATCCGCTGAATGCCATCTCCGGCAACGCGGGCCTGCTGCTGCGCTACGGAGGGCTGACGGAGCCCCAGCGCAAGGCGGTCAACCGCATCTCCATCTCGTCGGACCGGATGGCGCGGATGATCAACGACCTGCTGGACTTCACGCGGGCACGGCTCGGCGGCGGCTATCCGGTGAGCCGGGCGCGGATGAACGTGCACGACGTGCTCCGGCAGGTGGTGGAGGAACTGGAGGTCGCGCATCCGCAGCGTCGCTTCGAGCTGAGCCTCAGCGGGAACGGCTGGGGAGACTGGGACGCGGACCGGATCGCCCAGGCGGCGTCGAACTTGGTGGGCAATGCGGTGCAGTACTCGCCCGAGGACACGGTGGTGTCGGTGTCCGCGCACGACGAGGGAGAAGGGATCTGCGTGCAGGTGCACAACTTGGGCCTGCCCATCCCCGCGGAGCGGCTGCCCCACATCTTCGATCCGTTCGTGCGAGGCGTCGAAGGCACACGCAACGCGGCGCGCCCGGGGCTGGGGCTGGGGCTCTACATCACCCACGAGATCGCGCGCGCCCACGGGGGCACGCTGCGGGTGACGTCTACTGAGGCGGATGGCACCCGCTTCTGGATGAACCTGCCGCGCCATTCGACGATTGCGCCCTTGTAG
- a CDS encoding DUF6531 domain-containing protein: protein MDPILGVDIHLIITPPGPVIPIPHPHIGMVFDPFDYIPVIGSTVNVNFLPRAQAGTGGVELPPHFPIGGVFAKPPANENETFMGSATVAVDGDAFTNMTLPVLSCQDIGMPSPPRKRGPAAKTLLLPSSIVLSIPAGPPVRVGGPPTISLMGMLTQFALGALLKGLKKLRKLQKASRKMKKLSDRIHKAADKLMDKLKLSKRARDWIHKRICNFTGHPVDVATGRTVTEALDWEIPGPLPLKFERNYSSSLSWRDSTLGYGWSHSLDMAVWEEDAQVVYRSEDGREIEFPATGAPRGRMPVGTEIHDPINRLTLRRLSESRWSIETHDGLVHDFRQLVPQGRYHVVRSQNRQGDFITYKYDEHGCLEWLTDSVDRRVRFEHDNNHRLTKVWLPHPTQPGLVLHNHYHYSDAGDLLEASDALGNHFRYTYSNHLLTRETDRSGLSFHFEYDGKTAEAWCIRTWGDGGIYDHSLAYDKTHEITLVTNSLGHTTTYHCRQGLVVREIDPLGGEWKHEYDQFLRQTLAVNPHGHETHFEYDSRGNRVKIHLPDDSSFTLSYDSRNLLTGAIDTTGGVWNWRHDLRGNLIARTNPQGALYEYHYSGGLLALVTGPEGQCAAFEYDSYKNLTCITAPDGTKTVYKYDRLGRIINARDPSGAEQLIGYDALGRQTRIAETNGTIYDLKYNPEGYLLEIADPHETVHLGYVGFHKLASVEQSGRRIRYEYDTEDNLVAVVNEHGERLVFELDPRGLVSREIGFDGAIRTYSYDLAGRLAREQLPSGRSSTYEYDPMGRPTHVRYSDNSFRRFKYRPDGVISAAQNEHVNISFQHDALGRLIEERSGESWIKARYDTMGERVELSSSHGAKQLIKRSVLGDVASFHYGSRERSWEVAFSRDPAGLELGRNLPCNVMVRWARGALGEPLEQRTHGSQGLLEQRSFAWRSDSTLNHIDDLARGTTRFEYDLHGRLASAHYPDGQTRHSTTGTARNPPEGACFNLPGGQFSSGHGVQCTYDADGNLIRKSVPGGMAWQYSWDDAGTLREAKRSDGLRVHFTYDPFGRRISKRCFVKTVSGPEKSSSSTHWVWDQDAVLHEISSNSGITTWLFEPESFALLGKEDSSGRYWAVTDQLGSPTELYDESGSLAWRSHLDILGVASTETYRTTCPWRWPGQYEDGETGLYYNYHRYYDPSIGRYISQDPIRIEGGLDLYAYVSDPLCWMDPLGLMGIINRGGAFRVLDALKKSGEVGHHMPQNRFLEQIKLSRGKGPALGMTDADHALTRTFAGKGKATMRIDKDLLFRERLYKDIRDVRKLFGGKYNKGLREMLDYAKTLPEYHIRRKKDC from the coding sequence ATGGATCCCATCCTGGGAGTGGATATTCACCTCATCATTACCCCTCCTGGGCCAGTGATACCGATTCCCCATCCACACATCGGGATGGTGTTCGATCCATTCGATTACATCCCCGTCATCGGTTCCACGGTGAACGTGAACTTCCTGCCGCGGGCCCAGGCTGGCACGGGAGGCGTCGAACTCCCACCACACTTCCCCATCGGAGGCGTCTTCGCTAAGCCGCCCGCCAATGAGAATGAGACTTTCATGGGCAGCGCCACGGTGGCGGTAGATGGGGATGCCTTCACCAATATGACGCTGCCGGTCCTCAGCTGCCAGGACATTGGCATGCCCTCTCCCCCGAGAAAGCGTGGCCCGGCTGCGAAAACACTCCTGCTGCCCTCTTCCATCGTCCTCTCCATCCCCGCCGGACCGCCTGTCCGCGTGGGGGGACCGCCAACCATCTCTCTGATGGGAATGCTGACGCAGTTCGCGTTGGGAGCACTTCTCAAAGGGCTCAAAAAGCTGCGCAAACTACAAAAAGCCAGCCGCAAGATGAAAAAGCTGTCAGATCGTATCCACAAGGCGGCCGACAAGCTGATGGACAAGCTTAAGTTGAGCAAACGCGCGCGCGACTGGATCCATAAGCGCATTTGCAACTTCACGGGACATCCCGTGGATGTCGCCACGGGTAGAACGGTCACCGAGGCTTTGGACTGGGAGATTCCAGGGCCGCTCCCTCTCAAATTCGAACGCAATTACTCTTCAAGTCTCTCCTGGAGAGATTCCACGCTGGGATACGGATGGAGCCACTCTCTTGACATGGCCGTCTGGGAAGAAGATGCACAGGTCGTCTACCGCTCCGAAGATGGGCGCGAGATCGAGTTCCCTGCCACAGGCGCTCCACGAGGGAGAATGCCTGTAGGCACTGAAATCCATGACCCTATCAATCGCTTAACCTTGAGACGCCTGAGTGAGTCGCGTTGGTCCATTGAGACGCATGACGGGTTGGTACACGACTTCCGTCAGTTGGTACCTCAAGGGCGATATCACGTGGTGAGATCACAAAATCGCCAGGGCGACTTCATCACTTACAAGTACGACGAGCATGGGTGCTTAGAGTGGCTCACAGACTCTGTAGATCGGCGCGTGCGTTTTGAGCACGATAATAACCACCGGCTTACAAAAGTATGGCTGCCGCATCCTACCCAACCGGGGTTGGTCCTTCACAACCATTACCACTATTCCGACGCAGGTGACTTGCTCGAGGCCTCTGACGCGCTCGGCAATCACTTTCGCTACACATACAGCAACCACTTACTGACCCGAGAAACAGATCGTTCAGGCTTGAGCTTTCACTTTGAGTACGATGGAAAAACCGCAGAGGCCTGGTGCATCCGAACCTGGGGCGATGGGGGGATATACGACCACAGCCTTGCGTATGACAAGACACATGAGATCACGCTCGTCACGAACTCCCTTGGCCACACAACCACCTATCATTGTAGGCAAGGACTCGTTGTCAGAGAGATTGATCCCCTAGGCGGGGAATGGAAACACGAGTACGACCAATTCTTGCGCCAAACTCTCGCGGTCAATCCTCATGGTCATGAGACTCACTTTGAGTACGACTCCCGCGGCAACCGCGTCAAAATCCACTTACCTGATGACTCATCATTCACTCTTTCATACGACTCAAGAAACCTATTAACTGGAGCTATTGATACGACGGGTGGCGTATGGAACTGGAGGCATGATCTCCGTGGAAACCTCATAGCAAGGACGAATCCACAAGGGGCACTCTACGAGTATCACTACTCCGGGGGGTTGCTCGCGCTCGTCACTGGTCCGGAGGGACAATGCGCAGCTTTCGAGTACGACAGTTACAAAAATCTCACCTGTATTACCGCACCCGATGGCACCAAGACGGTCTACAAGTATGATCGTCTTGGACGTATTATCAATGCGCGCGATCCATCAGGAGCCGAGCAACTTATTGGGTACGATGCTCTTGGGCGGCAAACCCGCATCGCAGAGACCAATGGCACCATCTATGATCTGAAATACAACCCGGAGGGCTACCTTCTGGAGATTGCCGATCCTCATGAGACCGTACATCTGGGGTATGTCGGTTTCCACAAGCTTGCCTCCGTTGAGCAATCGGGGAGGCGCATCCGCTACGAGTACGACACCGAAGACAACTTGGTCGCGGTGGTGAACGAACACGGAGAACGGCTCGTGTTCGAACTCGACCCTCGAGGCTTGGTTTCCCGCGAGATCGGTTTTGATGGGGCCATTCGCACCTATTCATACGACCTCGCGGGCCGCCTCGCACGCGAGCAACTCCCCAGCGGGCGCTCAAGTACGTATGAGTATGACCCTATGGGGCGCCCCACCCATGTAAGATACTCCGACAACTCTTTCCGTAGATTCAAATACAGGCCCGACGGTGTTATCAGCGCCGCACAGAACGAGCACGTCAACATCTCCTTTCAACACGATGCTCTCGGACGCCTGATCGAAGAGAGGAGCGGGGAGTCGTGGATTAAAGCGCGCTATGACACCATGGGCGAACGCGTTGAACTGAGCAGTTCACATGGAGCCAAGCAACTCATCAAGCGCAGCGTGTTAGGAGATGTCGCGTCCTTCCACTACGGTAGCCGAGAACGCTCTTGGGAGGTGGCTTTCAGCCGGGATCCAGCAGGTCTTGAGCTAGGGAGAAATCTCCCTTGCAACGTCATGGTCAGATGGGCTCGGGGAGCGCTCGGCGAGCCCCTTGAGCAACGAACCCATGGAAGCCAGGGTCTACTCGAACAACGGTCTTTCGCTTGGCGGAGCGACTCCACCCTCAACCATATTGACGACTTGGCCCGTGGCACGACACGCTTCGAGTACGACCTGCATGGCCGCCTTGCGAGTGCTCATTACCCAGACGGACAGACCCGCCACAGTACTACTGGGACTGCTCGCAATCCCCCGGAGGGAGCCTGTTTCAATCTTCCCGGCGGACAGTTTTCAAGTGGCCACGGAGTTCAGTGTACTTATGATGCCGATGGCAATCTCATCAGGAAGTCTGTCCCCGGCGGCATGGCCTGGCAATACAGCTGGGATGACGCTGGCACCTTGAGAGAAGCAAAACGCTCCGATGGGCTACGTGTCCACTTCACCTACGATCCATTCGGAAGGCGCATCAGCAAGCGTTGCTTCGTAAAGACAGTCAGCGGGCCCGAGAAGTCATCATCATCGACCCACTGGGTATGGGATCAGGATGCCGTCCTGCATGAGATATCGAGCAACTCTGGAATCACAACCTGGCTCTTTGAGCCGGAAAGCTTTGCGCTCCTCGGCAAAGAAGACTCCTCGGGCCGATATTGGGCCGTAACGGATCAACTTGGCTCGCCAACGGAACTCTATGATGAATCTGGGAGCCTAGCTTGGCGGTCTCATCTAGACATCCTCGGGGTTGCCAGTACAGAGACCTATCGAACGACTTGTCCCTGGAGGTGGCCAGGCCAGTATGAGGATGGTGAGACTGGCCTCTATTATAACTATCACCGCTACTACGACCCTTCCATCGGCCGATACATCAGCCAGGATCCGATCAGGATTGAAGGTGGGTTAGACCTTTACGCGTACGTTTCGGATCCGCTCTGTTGGATGGACCCGCTGGGGTTGATGGGCATCATCAACAGAGGCGGGGCTTTTAGGGTCCTTGACGCCCTGAAGAAGTCAGGCGAGGTGGGACACCACATGCCGCAGAACAGATTCCTCGAACAGATCAAGCTTTCCCGGGGCAAAGGTCCCGCTCTGGGAATGACCGACGCAGATCACGCGCTCACCCGGACGTTCGCGGGCAAAGGGAAAGCCACCATGAGGATTGACAAAGACCTGCTCTTCAGGGAGCGCTTGTATAAAGACATTCGTGATGTCAGAAAGCTCTTCGGCGGAAAATACAATAAGGGCCTACGCGAGATGCTTGACTACGCCAAGACGCTCCCCGAGTATCACATCCGGCGGAAGAAGGACTGCTAG